The following proteins come from a genomic window of Miscanthus floridulus cultivar M001 chromosome 2, ASM1932011v1, whole genome shotgun sequence:
- the LOC136540594 gene encoding myb-related protein 306-like, translating into MGRRPPCCDKEGVKKGPWTPEEDLVLVFYVQEHGPGNWRAAPANTGLLRCSKSCRLRWTNYLRPGIRRGGFSDQEDRLIVHLQTLLGNRWAAIASYLPNRTDNDVKNYWNTHLKKKLLVQQQRATAAAASLPPKGQWELKLQADINLARRALRDALSVDAAGPPGWPPRARRRRPPAHHQGHSR; encoded by the exons ATGGGGCGGCGGCCGCCGTGCTGCGACAAGGAGGGCGTGAAGAAGGGGCCGTGGACGCCCGAGGAGGACCTGGTTCTCGTCTTCTACGTCCAGGAGCACGGCCCCGGCAACTGGCGCGCAGCCCCCGCCAACACAG GGCTGCTGCGGTGCAGCAAGAGCTGCCGCCTCCGGTGGACCAACTACCTCCGCCCGGGCATCCGCCGGGgaggcttctccgaccaggagGACCGGCTCATCGTCCACCTCCAGACGCTCCTCGGCAACCGCTGGGCCGCCATCGCCTCATACCTCCCCAACCGCACCGACAACGACGTCAAGAACTACTGGAACACGCACCTCAAGAAGAAGCTCCTCGTCCAGCAGcagcgcgccaccgccgccgccgcctcgttgCCGCCCAAGGGGCAGTGGGAGCTTAAGCTGCAGGCCGACATCAACCTCGCCAGGCGCGCCCTCCGCGACGCCCTCTCCGTCGACGCCGCCGGCCCGCCAGGATGGCCGCcgcgtgctcggcggcggcgtccgCCGGCCCACCACCAGGGGCACAGCCGTTAA